From Rickettsiales bacterium, a single genomic window includes:
- a CDS encoding NADH-quinone oxidoreductase subunit C, giving the protein MKEFIENNLQNLFSKIEEKNNVIILETETANLLKLLTELRDNPETLFKQLVDITSVDYPNKANRFEVIYQFLSLKHNKRLTIKIKLAEDEILPSVTSVFSNANWFEREVWDMYGIRFSNHPDLRRILTDYGFEGHPQRKDFPLTGFLEVRYDEKKNKVVYEPVHLHQEFRNFDYLSPWEGTNYVLPGDEKAAQ; this is encoded by the coding sequence ATGAAAGAATTTATAGAAAATAATTTACAAAATTTGTTCTCAAAAATTGAGGAGAAAAATAATGTTATAATTTTGGAAACAGAAACTGCGAATCTATTAAAATTACTAACTGAATTAAGAGATAATCCTGAAACTTTATTCAAGCAGTTAGTTGATATTACTTCAGTTGATTACCCAAATAAAGCAAATAGATTTGAAGTTATTTATCAATTTTTAAGCCTTAAACATAATAAAAGGTTAACTATAAAAATTAAACTTGCTGAAGATGAAATTTTGCCTTCAGTAACCTCAGTTTTCTCAAATGCAAATTGGTTTGAGCGTGAAGTTTGGGATATGTATGGCATTCGCTTTAGCAACCACCCTGATTTACGCAGAATCCTTACTGATTATGGCTTTGAAGGCCACCCGCAACGCAAAGATTTCCCCCTCACTGGTTTCCTTGAAGTTAGATATGATGAGAAGAAAAATAAAGTGGTTTATGAGCCTGTGCATCTGCATCAGGAATTCCGCAATTTTGATTATCTCTCCCCTTGGGAAGGCACTAATTATGTTCTACCCGGTGATGAAAAAGCCGCCCAGTAA
- a CDS encoding DMT family transporter, which yields MQDKKIEISKIWQAIIWLNISCLASGIMVNMVRHVSENLTSPEIIFFRNIFAFLMFIPIIFYKGFAYFKTNRVKLHIFRSTTGVISMLAFFHAISKMNLSVVTALSFTAPIFTAILAYFIFGERMGPHRKIGLILGFMGMLIVIRPGFEGYSPISLLVLFSAVFWAISGIVIKTLLATEKPIVITFYMTFFMTFFSAPLAFMSWVEPSNEDLLWVLGIAVTSNILQYTLAKGLSMVDITFSIPIDFTRLVYTAIIAYFAFGEMLDIPAAVGSVIIIFGAVYSGYKERKSHKLNEIVQQREQIL from the coding sequence ATGCAAGATAAAAAAATTGAAATTTCAAAAATTTGGCAAGCAATAATTTGGCTGAATATTTCCTGTTTGGCTTCAGGAATTATGGTGAATATGGTGCGTCATGTTTCAGAAAATCTAACCTCACCAGAGATAATTTTTTTCAGAAATATCTTCGCTTTTCTGATGTTTATTCCAATTATTTTCTATAAAGGCTTTGCCTATTTCAAAACAAATAGAGTTAAACTTCATATTTTCCGTTCTACAACTGGCGTTATCTCAATGTTGGCATTCTTCCATGCAATTTCTAAGATGAATTTATCTGTAGTAACTGCACTTTCATTCACAGCACCAATATTTACGGCAATTCTTGCCTATTTTATTTTTGGTGAAAGAATGGGACCACATAGAAAAATCGGCTTAATACTTGGCTTTATGGGTATGTTAATTGTTATCAGGCCGGGTTTTGAAGGCTATAGCCCTATTAGTTTGCTAGTGCTTTTTTCAGCGGTTTTCTGGGCAATTTCTGGGATTGTAATTAAAACCTTACTTGCTACTGAAAAGCCGATTGTGATTACATTTTATATGACATTCTTTATGACATTCTTCAGTGCACCACTTGCTTTTATGAGTTGGGTTGAGCCTTCAAATGAAGATTTGCTCTGGGTTTTAGGAATTGCCGTAACATCAAATATTTTGCAATATACTCTTGCGAAAGGTTTATCAATGGTGGATATTACTTTTTCAATTCCAATAGATTTCACAAGGCTAGTATACACGGCGATAATTGCTTATTTCGCATTTGGTGAAATGCTTGATATTCCTGCGGCAGTTGGCTCAGTCATTATAATTTTTGGGGCGGTTTATTCTGGTTATAAAGAGAGAAAATCTCACAAATTAAATGAAATTGTTCAACAAAGAGAACAAATTTTGTAG
- a CDS encoding glutamate-5-semialdehyde dehydrogenase — protein MNITEKTFEICERAKIASSEVALKNSETKNKALRNAAASIMDYKKNIIAENQKDLDSLSPDATKAFIDRLKLDENRISAIAKGLNEIAELPDPVGKILASWKRPNGLEISRVATPIGVVGIIYESRPNVTADAGGLCLKSGNTCVLRGGSDSINSSIAILEALKQGLKSANITQDAIQLIPFKEREAVGAMLRASQYIDVIVPRGGKGLIQRVIDESKIPLFQHLDGNNHTYIHKSADLEMAVKVLHNAKMRRTGVCGATETLVIDIEIIDKILPKIIEILTNSCCEIRGDELISKLDYRIIPANNSDWDTEYLDSIIAVKSVGGLEDAIKFIKQHSSGHTDAIIAEDKSVAEVFLKVIDSAIVMHNTSTQFADGGEFGMGAEIGIATGKLHARGPVGVEQLCTFKYIVRGDGQVRG, from the coding sequence ATGAACATTACCGAAAAAACATTTGAAATTTGTGAGAGGGCGAAAATTGCTTCATCTGAAGTTGCACTCAAAAATTCTGAAACGAAAAATAAAGCCCTTAGAAATGCCGCAGCTTCCATAATGGATTATAAGAAAAATATTATTGCAGAAAATCAGAAAGATCTAGATTCGCTAAGCCCTGATGCCACAAAAGCCTTTATAGATAGGCTTAAACTTGACGAAAATAGAATCTCTGCAATCGCAAAAGGCTTGAATGAAATTGCAGAATTACCTGATCCTGTCGGTAAAATACTCGCAAGTTGGAAACGCCCTAACGGGCTTGAAATTTCAAGGGTAGCAACCCCTATTGGTGTGGTGGGGATTATATATGAATCCCGCCCGAATGTAACCGCTGATGCGGGTGGCCTCTGCTTGAAATCAGGCAATACCTGCGTTTTGAGGGGCGGTTCTGATAGTATAAATTCCTCAATTGCTATTTTGGAAGCATTAAAACAGGGTTTGAAATCTGCTAATATTACCCAAGATGCAATTCAGCTTATCCCATTCAAAGAGCGTGAAGCCGTGGGTGCGATGCTAAGAGCCTCACAATATATTGATGTTATAGTGCCAAGGGGAGGAAAAGGTTTAATTCAGAGGGTTATAGATGAAAGTAAAATCCCACTTTTTCAGCATTTAGATGGTAATAATCACACCTATATCCATAAATCAGCTGATTTGGAAATGGCGGTTAAAGTGCTTCATAACGCCAAAATGCGTCGCACTGGCGTTTGTGGTGCAACTGAAACCTTGGTTATTGATATTGAAATAATAGATAAAATTTTACCTAAAATCATAGAAATTCTTACAAATTCGTGTTGTGAAATTAGGGGCGATGAGTTAATCTCCAAGCTTGATTATCGTATAATTCCTGCCAATAATTCTGATTGGGATACTGAATATCTTGATTCAATTATTGCAGTAAAATCTGTTGGTGGTTTGGAAGATGCGATAAAATTTATTAAGCAACATTCATCTGGCCATACTGATGCGATAATTGCCGAGGATAAATCAGTGGCGGAGGTTTTTTTGAAAGTTATAGATTCCGCAATCGTGATGCATAATACTTCAACGCAATTCGCAGATGGTGGGGAATTTGGTATGGGTGCTGAAATCGGCATTGCTACTGGCAAACTTCATGCAAGGGGGCCTGTTGGGGTTGAACAACTCTGCACTTTCAAATATATAGTCCGAGGTGATGGGCAAGTTAGGGGGTAG
- a CDS encoding PIN domain-containing protein: MIYLDTNVIVNSAINNIYKQKSLKLFLEVIEQGKFFSSYLLIQESLFVFNKLDIPKEARDFYIDVLLNHLKGYNFSKEFRRALDLYNKVKLKSTNDLFHFAIAESFCEELITFDKDFEKLKPFTSLKITIL; encoded by the coding sequence ATGATTTATCTTGATACAAATGTTATAGTAAATTCTGCGATTAATAACATCTATAAACAAAAATCTCTAAAATTATTTTTGGAAGTTATAGAGCAGGGAAAATTTTTTTCTTCTTATTTGCTAATTCAAGAGTCTTTATTCGTTTTTAACAAATTAGATATTCCAAAAGAGGCAAGAGATTTTTATATTGATGTATTACTCAATCACTTGAAGGGCTATAATTTCTCAAAAGAATTTAGAAGAGCATTAGACTTATATAATAAAGTAAAATTAAAAAGCACTAATGATTTATTTCATTTTGCAATCGCAGAAAGTTTTTGTGAAGAATTAATAACTTTTGATAAAGACTTTGAGAAGCTAAAACCATTTACTTCACTCAAGATAACAATTTTGTAA
- a CDS encoding DUF4139 domain-containing protein produces the protein MKNLSKIIISGLFFLSAHKAFAEQDKVSAVTIYGNNPNNWNQPYWYNQGNSEGFAVFNFEKNFSFSEGVNEIIIENLPANVEIASVKLKNLSGKKLVLEQEFSKSSLTSDDLFSANIGKDIEVEQTAGDRTIYHRGKLLQGSPQLFIQDENRIRYLNDFSSVLFPANGSIKAGNAIKWVVASKDEGEEIINYSYKTSGINWQASYDLYYDEAQNNARLEGWAEINNATNIEISEANIKLIAGEVNQISTPKVAMMRGSGSSGMEIAMASDAIQAPNFQQHNFSDYQAYTIDRKVDIAPFSFKKIKLFADKLNIQPEKIYFYKGWEGKKTASVEVKFKNTEENSLGLPLPGGRYSCYIKDNDGKFELAGQDNQEHKSAGQEVSLNIGNVADISVEREQIDSSSDNNRKIGRYVTRITISNAKENEVKLVVKEMINNSNNWKITDSNIAYEKKTSQEVWFNVPIPAKGQNTIEYTVEYYW, from the coding sequence ATGAAAAATCTCTCAAAAATTATAATTTCAGGGCTGTTTTTCCTCTCAGCTCATAAAGCTTTTGCGGAACAAGATAAGGTTTCAGCGGTAACAATTTATGGTAATAATCCAAATAATTGGAATCAGCCTTACTGGTATAATCAGGGCAATAGTGAGGGTTTTGCGGTTTTTAATTTTGAGAAAAATTTTTCTTTTAGTGAAGGCGTGAATGAAATTATCATTGAAAATCTGCCTGCAAATGTTGAGATTGCGAGCGTAAAACTCAAAAATCTCTCTGGTAAAAAACTTGTTTTAGAGCAGGAATTTTCAAAATCTTCCCTCACTTCTGATGATTTATTTTCAGCAAATATTGGCAAGGATATTGAGGTTGAGCAAACCGCTGGCGATAGAACAATTTATCATCGTGGTAAGTTACTCCAAGGCTCACCGCAATTATTTATTCAAGATGAAAATCGCATTCGTTACTTGAATGATTTTTCTTCAGTTTTATTCCCGGCAAATGGCTCTATAAAAGCTGGAAACGCAATAAAATGGGTAGTTGCAAGCAAAGATGAGGGCGAAGAAATAATTAATTATAGCTATAAAACTTCAGGCATAAATTGGCAGGCTTCTTACGATTTATATTATGATGAAGCTCAAAATAATGCTCGTTTGGAAGGCTGGGCGGAGATTAACAATGCAACAAATATTGAAATTTCTGAAGCAAATATAAAATTAATCGCTGGTGAAGTTAATCAAATTTCTACGCCAAAAGTAGCGATGATGCGAGGTTCTGGCAGTAGTGGAATGGAAATTGCAATGGCAAGTGATGCAATACAAGCACCTAATTTTCAGCAACATAATTTTTCTGATTATCAAGCCTATACCATTGATAGAAAAGTTGATATAGCCCCTTTTTCATTCAAAAAAATCAAATTATTTGCTGATAAATTAAATATTCAGCCTGAGAAAATATATTTTTATAAAGGTTGGGAAGGGAAGAAAACCGCATCTGTTGAGGTTAAATTCAAAAACACTGAAGAAAATTCTTTAGGTCTACCCCTTCCGGGTGGCAGATATAGCTGCTATATTAAAGATAATGATGGTAAATTTGAGTTAGCAGGGCAAGATAATCAGGAACATAAATCGGCAGGGCAGGAGGTTTCGCTCAATATTGGTAATGTTGCAGATATTTCAGTTGAGAGAGAGCAAATTGATAGCTCAAGCGATAATAATCGCAAAATTGGCAGATACGTTACTCGTATAACCATCTCCAACGCTAAAGAAAATGAGGTTAAACTGGTAGTTAAAGAAATGATAAATAATAGTAATAATTGGAAAATTACTGATTCAAATATCGCTTATGAGAAAAAAACCTCGCAGGAAGTTTGGTTTAATGTGCCAATCCCAGCTAAAGGGCAAAATACAATTGAATATACGGTTGAATATTATTGGTGA
- a CDS encoding YggS family pyridoxal phosphate-dependent enzyme: MISENLKILKNQIAEICYKISRNPAEVNLIAVSKTKPVSDILDAIKAGQFDFGENYIQEATEKFAELQKINAKFNLHFIGNLQSNKVKYLTNFCYLFHSLDRISLAKELNKRLVFENKNLDCLLQINSSNEESKSGCKPEEAIELLKIISNEFQNIKIKGVMTIAENSENPEQIRDNFKLTKEIFEKAKSQNFHNIDMQEISMGMSGDYKIAIEEGATLLRIGSAIFGVRNSKNSIS, from the coding sequence ATGATTTCTGAAAATCTTAAAATATTAAAAAATCAGATAGCAGAAATTTGTTATAAAATTTCTAGAAACCCTGCGGAGGTGAATCTTATAGCGGTTTCTAAAACAAAGCCAGTAAGCGATATTTTAGATGCAATAAAAGCTGGGCAATTTGATTTTGGTGAGAATTATATTCAAGAAGCAACTGAAAAATTTGCTGAACTTCAAAAAATAAATGCAAAATTTAATCTTCATTTTATTGGGAATTTGCAATCTAACAAAGTTAAATATCTAACAAACTTCTGCTATCTTTTTCACTCTCTAGATAGAATTTCTCTAGCTAAAGAGCTTAATAAAAGGCTTGTTTTTGAAAATAAAAATCTTGATTGTTTATTACAAATTAATAGCTCAAATGAAGAAAGTAAAAGCGGTTGCAAGCCAGAAGAAGCGATTGAATTATTGAAAATTATTTCAAATGAATTTCAAAATATTAAAATCAAAGGCGTGATGACAATTGCCGAAAACTCTGAAAATCCAGAACAAATAAGGGATAATTTCAAACTTACAAAAGAAATTTTTGAAAAGGCAAAAAGCCAAAATTTTCATAATATTGATATGCAAGAAATCTCAATGGGTATGAGTGGCGATTATAAAATTGCGATTGAAGAAGGTGCAACTTTACTCCGAATCGGCTCAGCAATTTTTGGGGTGAGGAATAGCAAAAATTCTATTTCATAA
- the lon gene encoding endopeptidase La produces TRVRTQIEKSHKEYYLNEQMKAIRKELGDEDEKNELQDLDERIKNSKMSKEATDKAKSEFKKLKLMSPMAAEAGVIRNYIDWLLSLPWEVKSEVNNNIKKAQKILDKDHYGLEKVKERIVEYLAVQQRSNELKGQIICLFGPPGVGKTSLARSIATATGREFVKISLGGVHDESEIRGHRRTYIGSMPGKIIQSLKKVKTRNPVILLDEIDKLGRDFRGDPASALLEVLDPEQNKNFNDHYIEVDFDLSDVMFITTSNSMNMPRPLIDRMEVIRLSGYTENEKIHIAKDHLIPKLSKKHGLRNSEWHISDSALYDLIRYYTRESGVRNLEREISKLFRKITTKIVKKQAKKLNITSSNLKKFLGVRRYDHNKVENDNFVGITNGLAYNEVGGDLLAIEAVLIPGGKGGITITGQLGEVMQESAKTAWSYIRSRAYDFGIKKDKFWKNDIHIHCPEGATPKDGPSAGGAMCTTIVSVLTGIPVNKDVAMTGEISLRGRVMPIGGLKEKLLAAGRGGIKKVLIPEKNVKDLEDIPSEIKDKLEIIPVNTVDELLSHALTSDLIPLTYAEIEEDIKESEKKLKLAETQENLDITNEIVTH; encoded by the coding sequence GAATTGCAAGATCTTGATGAGCGTATCAAAAACTCAAAAATGAGTAAAGAGGCCACTGATAAAGCAAAATCCGAGTTCAAAAAACTCAAATTAATGAGCCCAATGGCTGCAGAAGCTGGCGTTATTAGAAATTATATTGATTGGCTGTTATCTCTACCTTGGGAAGTCAAATCAGAGGTTAATAACAATATCAAAAAAGCCCAAAAAATCTTGGATAAAGATCATTACGGCTTAGAAAAAGTCAAGGAAAGAATTGTTGAATATCTTGCAGTGCAACAGCGTTCAAATGAACTGAAAGGTCAGATAATCTGCTTGTTTGGCCCTCCGGGTGTTGGTAAAACTTCACTTGCTCGCTCAATCGCAACAGCAACTGGTAGGGAGTTTGTAAAAATCTCACTTGGTGGCGTTCACGATGAATCAGAAATTAGAGGCCATAGAAGAACTTATATTGGCTCAATGCCTGGAAAAATTATTCAATCTCTAAAAAAAGTTAAAACTAGAAACCCAGTAATTTTACTTGATGAGATTGATAAATTAGGCAGGGATTTTAGGGGTGATCCAGCCTCTGCACTTCTTGAAGTGCTTGACCCAGAACAAAATAAAAATTTTAATGATCACTATATTGAAGTTGATTTTGATCTCTCAGATGTAATGTTCATCACTACTTCAAATAGTATGAATATGCCCCGCCCTCTCATTGATAGAATGGAGGTTATTAGGCTTTCTGGCTACACTGAAAATGAGAAAATTCACATCGCAAAAGATCACCTAATACCAAAACTTTCTAAAAAGCACGGGCTAAGAAATTCTGAATGGCATATCTCAGATTCCGCTTTGTATGACTTAATCAGATATTACACTCGTGAGTCAGGCGTTAGAAATTTGGAGCGTGAAATTTCAAAATTATTTAGAAAAATCACCACAAAAATTGTAAAAAAACAGGCGAAAAAACTTAATATAACATCTTCAAACCTTAAGAAATTCCTTGGCGTTAGAAGATATGATCATAACAAAGTTGAGAATGATAATTTCGTCGGCATCACTAACGGCCTTGCTTATAATGAGGTTGGTGGCGATTTGCTTGCGATTGAAGCCGTTTTAATTCCGGGTGGCAAGGGCGGCATCACAATTACTGGCCAACTTGGCGAAGTGATGCAGGAATCTGCCAAAACCGCTTGGAGCTATATTCGCTCGCGTGCTTATGATTTTGGCATAAAGAAAGATAAATTCTGGAAAAATGATATCCACATTCACTGCCCAGAAGGTGCAACCCCTAAAGATGGCCCTTCCGCAGGTGGTGCAATGTGCACAACTATTGTTTCAGTGCTAACTGGAATTCCAGTTAATAAAGATGTTGCGATGACGGGTGAAATCTCCCTTCGCGGCAGGGTTATGCCGATTGGCGGCCTTAAAGAAAAACTTCTAGCGGCTGGCAGGGGTGGTATAAAAAAGGTTTTAATCCCTGAAAAAAATGTTAAAGATTTAGAAGATATACCTTCTGAAATTAAGGATAAGCTTGAAATTATTCCAGTTAATACGGTTGATGAATTGTTATCGCACGCATTAACCTCTGATTTAATTCCGCTTACTTACGCAGAAATTGAAGAGGATATTAAAGAAAGTGAAAAGAAATTAAAACTTGCCGAAACCCAAGAAAACTTGGATATAACAAATGAAATAGTTACCCATTAA
- a CDS encoding 4-(cytidine 5'-diphospho)-2-C-methyl-D-erythritol kinase produces the protein MISFHHKFKTYAKINLFLHILGKREDNYHLLESIFYFTNCYDEISFEPSNANELEVNGRFAFKLENLKNSNLILKIYELLQKNFPQKLPNLKFTLTKNLPVSAGIGGGSANAAGVLREVNKFFELNLDNNSLQKIGLEIGADVPACVFSKPCFVEGIGEKISEIKNFTELNILLINPLIEVATKDIFAMGFDKFSKPISIEKTDFSNSNNLIKFLQNTKNDLENNAVKICPEINQIIGFLQGLEGVLIARMSGSGATCFVIFDNQENLFSAYKEVEKNFPSYWAAFSSPGRT, from the coding sequence GTGATTTCATTTCATCATAAATTCAAAACATATGCGAAGATAAATTTATTTCTGCATATTTTGGGTAAGCGTGAAGATAATTATCATTTGCTTGAGAGCATTTTTTATTTCACAAATTGCTATGATGAAATTTCGTTTGAGCCTTCAAACGCTAATGAATTAGAGGTTAATGGAAGGTTTGCATTTAAGTTAGAAAATTTGAAAAATTCTAATTTGATTTTGAAAATTTATGAGTTGCTACAAAAAAACTTTCCACAAAAATTACCGAATCTAAAATTTACTCTCACAAAAAACCTGCCAGTTTCTGCTGGAATTGGTGGGGGAAGTGCCAATGCGGCTGGTGTTTTAAGAGAGGTAAATAAATTTTTTGAGCTAAATTTAGATAATAATTCTTTACAAAAAATAGGGTTAGAAATTGGTGCTGATGTTCCAGCTTGCGTTTTTTCTAAGCCCTGTTTTGTTGAGGGGATTGGTGAAAAGATCTCTGAAATCAAAAATTTTACTGAGTTAAATATTCTGCTGATTAACCCATTAATTGAAGTTGCAACGAAGGATATTTTTGCAATGGGTTTTGATAAATTTTCAAAGCCAATTTCTATAGAAAAAACTGATTTTTCAAACTCTAATAATCTTATAAAATTCTTACAAAATACTAAGAATGATTTAGAAAATAACGCTGTTAAAATTTGCCCTGAGATAAACCAAATTATAGGGTTTTTGCAAGGTTTAGAAGGGGTTTTAATCGCTAGAATGTCTGGCAGTGGTGCAACTTGTTTTGTGATATTTGATAACCAAGAAAATTTATTTTCCGCTTATAAAGAGGTAGAAAAAAATTTCCCAAGTTACTGGGCGGCTTTTTCATCACCGGGTAGAACATAA
- a CDS encoding asparaginase domain-containing protein, with the protein MGYGVVVTGGTVLCAENGEGLNVPIYDDWHIQQLLTILKYKSELDSEYESLKTQILETKHILFQPESEQKRVNLENTKRTIHKNILGTIINKLPPSDEALLHFIRNMASLQGSGQDVVSPYIIDSIKFDFNEHYYRLLESAKEQLSKNDSVVIVGGTDTIQYYATALTKHLKASSSLSGNKKIFFLSSMGNLENHAEHNAKLFEIAGNLTKDNNVPGGGGYILSSADRDAREVIVHDATNSFVKVSARLHNSFRSLCPVGIYGKNGFEKNKNYIPPNAFLEYVGGGIDDSSPVLNRIAPPLLQANGQDEVIAYLDAVAIIKPPVNAAVIEINPKWIIQRGDGKFDEIKSKIKGLKKAGIDVILNNYYIYKNNGDTIEPKYQKQDLDKNNFLEQLLKEGAIYDEKTTKGCAVNALIRNNIQTYQNGFNMENSNNKNLVLSIGYFPDQELFIQFCKELKNRGVVGVSISGLPGSVLPEKVVNSLENIFGENNFNISFAGNENLYPDPENKGKTFTEGEGVNKAHYAEGAKAAKYASPLSPENAVKELRDRLLKNRTR; encoded by the coding sequence ATGGGTTATGGCGTTGTTGTTACAGGTGGAACGGTTTTATGTGCAGAAAATGGTGAGGGGCTAAATGTTCCAATTTATGATGATTGGCATATTCAACAGCTTTTGACAATTTTGAAATATAAAAGTGAATTGGATAGTGAATATGAATCTCTAAAAACTCAGATTCTTGAAACAAAACATATTTTATTTCAACCTGAATCAGAACAAAAGAGAGTAAATCTTGAAAATACAAAGAGAACCATTCATAAAAATATTCTTGGAACAATTATAAATAAATTACCCCCCTCAGACGAAGCACTTTTGCATTTTATAAGAAATATGGCTTCGCTTCAAGGCTCTGGTCAAGATGTTGTTAGCCCTTACATAATAGATAGTATAAAATTTGATTTTAATGAGCATTATTATAGACTTCTTGAATCTGCAAAAGAACAATTATCTAAAAATGATTCTGTTGTAATAGTTGGTGGCACTGATACAATTCAATATTATGCAACGGCTTTAACAAAACATTTGAAAGCTAGCAGTTCATTATCTGGTAATAAAAAAATTTTTTTCTTATCCTCAATGGGTAATTTAGAAAATCATGCTGAGCATAACGCTAAATTGTTTGAAATTGCAGGGAATTTAACAAAAGATAATAATGTTCCGGGTGGCGGTGGTTATATACTCTCTTCTGCAGATAGGGATGCAAGAGAAGTTATTGTTCACGATGCAACAAATAGCTTTGTAAAAGTTTCTGCAAGACTACATAATTCTTTTAGAAGCCTATGCCCCGTTGGGATTTATGGAAAAAATGGCTTTGAAAAGAATAAAAATTATATACCACCCAATGCTTTCTTAGAGTATGTTGGCGGAGGTATTGACGATTCAAGCCCTGTTCTAAATAGAATAGCACCACCTTTATTGCAAGCAAATGGTCAAGATGAAGTGATCGCTTATCTTGATGCGGTAGCAATTATAAAGCCACCTGTAAATGCTGCAGTGATAGAGATAAATCCTAAATGGATTATACAAAGAGGAGACGGAAAATTTGATGAAATAAAATCAAAGATAAAAGGCCTTAAAAAGGCGGGCATAGATGTTATTTTGAATAATTATTATATATACAAAAATAACGGTGACACAATTGAACCTAAGTATCAAAAACAGGATTTAGATAAAAATAATTTTTTGGAACAACTTTTAAAAGAAGGGGCGATATATGATGAAAAAACTACAAAAGGCTGTGCCGTAAATGCTTTGATTAGAAATAACATTCAAACCTATCAAAATGGTTTTAATATGGAAAATTCTAATAATAAAAATTTAGTTTTGTCTATTGGCTATTTTCCTGATCAAGAATTATTTATACAATTTTGTAAAGAGTTAAAAAATAGAGGCGTTGTTGGTGTAAGCATCTCAGGCTTACCAGGTTCAGTATTACCTGAAAAAGTAGTTAACTCTCTTGAAAATATTTTTGGAGAAAATAACTTTAATATCTCTTTTGCTGGTAATGAAAATCTATATCCAGATCCAGAAAATAAAGGAAAAACTTTCACAGAAGGTGAAGGAGTTAATAAGGCGCATTATGCTGAAGGTGCAAAAGCCGCAAAATATGCAAGCCCATTATCTCCCGAAAATGCTGTAAAAGAACTTAGAGATAGATTGCTTAAAAATAGAACTAGATAA
- a CDS encoding NifU family protein: protein MFIQTEKTPNPNTMKFYPGEVVLDSGTATFRNKQEASEASPLAQILFEIPDVEQVFFGSDFITISKNDLADWGMLKAQVLTTIMEHYISGKPILSGQSERKAANMNVANTINEEDSEIVKQIKELIDMKVRPAVAEDGGDIVYQGFNEGVVYLELHGSCSGCPSSTITLKNGIENMLKHYIPEVVSVEAVNGGNPDNFDL, encoded by the coding sequence ATGTTCATTCAAACTGAAAAAACGCCGAACCCAAACACGATGAAATTTTACCCCGGTGAAGTGGTTTTAGATTCAGGCACTGCAACTTTTAGAAACAAGCAAGAAGCCTCAGAAGCATCACCGCTTGCACAAATATTGTTTGAAATACCTGATGTTGAACAGGTGTTTTTCGGCTCTGATTTTATCACAATTAGTAAAAATGATTTGGCAGATTGGGGAATGTTAAAAGCACAAGTTTTAACAACAATTATGGAGCATTATATAAGCGGAAAGCCCATATTATCTGGACAATCTGAGCGAAAAGCCGCTAATATGAATGTTGCGAATACTATCAACGAGGAAGATTCTGAAATAGTAAAACAAATTAAAGAATTAATTGATATGAAAGTTCGCCCCGCAGTTGCTGAAGATGGCGGTGATATTGTGTATCAAGGCTTTAATGAAGGTGTGGTTTATCTTGAATTGCACGGCTCTTGCTCTGGTTGCCCAAGTTCAACTATCACGCTAAAAAACGGCATTGAGAATATGCTTAAACATTATATTCCTGAAGTGGTTTCAGTTGAAGCTGTAAACGGCGGAAACCCTGATAATTTTGATTTATAA